Genomic segment of Mycolicibacterium psychrotolerans:
GGGTGCTGACCACCACACCGACGGTGGCGAGCACCGCGGCCGGCGCGAGCACTCTGCGGATGTCGGCGAACCGCGTCGTCAGACCGCCCTCGACCAGGATCACACCCAGCGCCGCGGTGCCCAGATCCTGCGCCAGCTGCGCGTTGTCGAAGTGCAGGCCGAGTCCGTCCTCGCCGACCAGCACGCCGACCCCGAGGAACAGCAGAAGGCTCGGTAACCCGGCTCCGGTGGCCAGCCTGGTGGCGGCGATGCTCGCCAGCAGCACCAGGCCCCCGATGAACAGCGCCACGTACAGCTCGTGCAGAGTCACTGTTTCCTCGCTGCAGGCACTTGTGTCGCTGTCAGTAAATCAGCACAGTCTCATCTATGCGGATCGCGATAGCCGGTGCCGGTGCGGTCGGCCGCTCCGTGGCGCAGGAGTTGGTCGACTACGGCCACAAGGTGCTGCTGATCGAGAAGGAGGTCCATCGCTACGAGCCGGCGACGGTGCCGGGCGCGGAATGGTTCCTTGCCGACGCGTGCGAGGTGTCCTCCCTCGAGGAGGCCGAGATGCACATCTGCGACGTGGCGATCGCCGCGACCGGCGACGACAAGGCGAACCTCGCGATGGCGCTGCTGGCCAAGAGCGAGTTCGGCATCGGCCGGGTGGTGGCCCGCATCAACGACGCCCGCAACGAATGGTTGTTCACCGACGGCTGGGGCATCGACGTCGCGGTGTCGACACCGGTGGCCATGGTGGCCGCAGTCGAGGGC
This window contains:
- a CDS encoding potassium channel family protein — protein: MRIAIAGAGAVGRSVAQELVDYGHKVLLIEKEVHRYEPATVPGAEWFLADACEVSSLEEAEMHICDVAIAATGDDKANLAMALLAKSEFGIGRVVARINDARNEWLFTDGWGIDVAVSTPVAMVAAVEGAIDVGHVVRLMALGRGPRELRGEGSANVASFTLPAGSPLVGRRVGDLAMPRDSALVTVLRGNRLIVPEANDVLRDGDEILFVCGPDGEDRIEVMVTGR